From a region of the Toxotes jaculatrix isolate fToxJac2 chromosome 7, fToxJac2.pri, whole genome shotgun sequence genome:
- the ddhd2 gene encoding phospholipase DDHD2 isoform X2 — MSFSPGEEGGLSQAAPNVNSQDLFDKPAQTAATGSTSEDQVSPLVDEASPSSTSSFEMLDMESAPAPYREVQPHWFFCRRASDNTTWLPFSREDSDKLERACNTDEQEEVVVAVDGERYDVHVKERKRYAVYWEQAPTEVRRCTWFYKGDKDTRFMPYSEDFSKSLEEAYMIAVTLDEWKRKLEFPTGETVILHNPKLIMHYQPIGLQDEWVSSPSEQTRPRTVKRGVDNISVEIPDGEPEKVDHLVFMVHGIGPACDLRFRSIIQCVNDFRSASLSLLASHYKRAQQDGQVGRVEFLPVNWHSALHGDATGVDEDIQKITLPSISRLRHFTNDTLLDLFFYNSPTYCQTIVDTVASEINSLHALFKQRHPEFSGAVSVVGHSLGSLILFDLLTNQRTGSEAREGVPSGEPCHLNCDTLEETLTRLGLQQYLDTLKAENLDLESLALCHDSDLKALGIPLGPRKKILNYVKRKWIPEDCKTGTVCPAPGLQVPPQVTSDHSGTGSTQQQFQFHRAQSVTSAVDYEYFDVGIGQVSIDYPQLAFHPQTFFAFGSPIGMFLTVRGLKRIDPNYTFPTCKSFYNIYHPYDPVAYRIEPMIISEVDLEPMLIPHHKGRKRMHLELKDSLTRMSMDLKNNVLGSLRTAWQSFARLPVAALPPVEEGETAIERNLQETEAAGVSEETEPSVSAEQGEQPEIKVGMLNGGRRIDYVLQEKPIESFNEYLFAIQSHLCYWESEDTALLLLKEIYDKLGVTFEQPQQ; from the exons ATGTCATTCAGTCCTGGTGAGGAGGGGGGTCTGTCTCAGGCTGCCCCAAACGTCAACAGCCAAGACCTGTTTGACAAACCCGCTCAGACAGCAGCTACAGGGAGCACATCTGAAGATCAG GTGTCTCCTTTGGTGGATGAggcctctccttcctccacatCCTCCTTTGAGATGCTCGACATGGAGTCGGCCCCAGCTCCTTACCGAGAAGTGCAGCCTCACTGGTTCTTCTGTCGACGAGCAAGTGACAACACCACCTGGCTTCCTTTCAGCAGAGAAGACTCTGACAAGCTAGAGAGGGCCTGTAACACTG acgagcaggaggaggtggtggtagcCGTGGATGGTGAGCGGTATGATGTACACGTCAAGGAGAGGAAGCGCTACGCTGTGTACTGGGAGCAAGCTCCCACTGAAGTCCGCCGCTGTACCTGGTTCTACAAAGGCGATAAAGACACCAGGTTCATGCCTTACTCTGAGGACTTCAGCAAAAGTCTGGAG GAGGCTTACATGATAGCAGTGACCTTGGATGAATGGAAGAGGAAATTGGAGTTCCCCACTGGAGAGACTGTTATCTTGCACAATCCCAAA CTGATAATGCATTATCAGCCAATAGGACTGCAGGATGAGTGGGTTTCCTCCCCTTCGGAGCAGACCCGCCCTCGAACAGTCAAGAGGGGAGTAGACAACATCTCTGTAGAAATACCAGAtg GTGAACCAGAAAAGGTGGATCACCTTGTCTTTATGGTACATGGCATCGGTCCTGCATGTGATTTGCGCTTCAGATCCATCATACAGTgtg TAAATGACTTCAGGAGTGCTTCCCTGTCCCTCCTGGCCTCTCATTATAAGCGAGCTCAGCAGGACGGCCAGGTGGGCAGAGTTGAGTTCCTCCCAGTTAACTGGCACAGTGCTCTACACGGGGATGCCACCGGTGTGGATGA GGACATCCAGAAGATCACTCTTCCCAGCATCAGCAGGCTGAGACATTTCACCAATGACACTCTGCTGGACCTGTTTTTCTATAACAGCCCCACCTACTGCCAGACCATAGTGGACACAGTGGCCTCAGAGATCAACAGTTTGCACGCCCTCTTTAAACAGAGACACCCAGAATTCAGCGGGGCAGTCTCAGTAGTGGGCCACAGCCTGG GTTCTCTGATCCTGTTTGACCTGCTAACCAATCAGAGGACTGGATCAGAAGCCAGAGAGGGG GTACCCTCTGGTGAGCCGTGTCACCTGAACTGTGACACACTGGAAGAGACTCTGACCAGACTGGGCCTACAACAATACCTGGATACACTGAAGGCAGAAAACCTCGACCTGGAATCACtg gcTCTTTGCCATGACAGCGATCTCAAAGCTTTAGGAATTCCTCTTGGACCTCGGAAGAAGATCCTGAACTATGTCAAGAGGAAATGGATTCCAGAG GATTGTAAGACAGGAACGGTGTGTCCGGCACCAGGGCTGCAAGTTCCACCTCAAGTGACCAGTGATCACAGTGGTACGGGATCTACACAACAGCAGTTCCAATTCCATAGGGCGCAGTCTGTCACCAGTGCTGTGGACTATGAATACTTCGACGTGGGCATCGGACAG GTATCCATTGATTACCCGCAGCTGGCATTCCACCCTCAGACGTTCTTTGCATTCGGCTCTCCCATCGGAATGTTCCTGACCGTTCGTGGGCTCAAACGCATCGATCCAAACTACACATTCCCAACCTGCAAGAGCTTTTACAACATCTACCACCCA TATGACCCTGTGGCCTATCGGATAGAGCCCATGATTATTTCAGAGGTGGATCTGGAGCCCATGCTAATACCTCACCATAAAGGCCGCAAGAGGATGCACCTGG AACTGAAGGACAGCTTGACCCGTATGAGCATGGATTTGAAGAACAATGTACTGGGATCATTACGGACGGCGTGGCAGTCTTTTGCCAGACTACCTGTTGCTGCACTGCCTCcagtggaggaaggagaaaccGCAATAGAGAGAAATCTTCAAGAGACAGAGG CCGCAGGAGTGAGTGAGGAGACAGAGCCCTCAGTGTCAGCAGAGCAGGGAGAGCAGCCAGAGATAAAAGTGGGGATGTTGAATGGAGGACGAAGGATTGACTACGTACTTCAGGAAAAACCCATTGAGAGCTTTAATGAATACCTGTTTGCCATCCAGTCTCATCTGTGTTACTG gGAATCTGAAGATACAGCTCTCCTGCTGTTGAAAGAGATCTATGACAAGCTGGGTGTGACCTTTGAACAGCCACAACAGTAA
- the ddhd2 gene encoding phospholipase DDHD2 isoform X1, translating to MSFSPGEEGGLSQAAPNVNSQDLFDKPAQTAATGSTSEDQVSPLVDEASPSSTSSFEMLDMESAPAPYREVQPHWFFCRRASDNTTWLPFSREDSDKLERACNTGDEQEEVVVAVDGERYDVHVKERKRYAVYWEQAPTEVRRCTWFYKGDKDTRFMPYSEDFSKSLEEAYMIAVTLDEWKRKLEFPTGETVILHNPKLIMHYQPIGLQDEWVSSPSEQTRPRTVKRGVDNISVEIPDGEPEKVDHLVFMVHGIGPACDLRFRSIIQCVNDFRSASLSLLASHYKRAQQDGQVGRVEFLPVNWHSALHGDATGVDEDIQKITLPSISRLRHFTNDTLLDLFFYNSPTYCQTIVDTVASEINSLHALFKQRHPEFSGAVSVVGHSLGSLILFDLLTNQRTGSEAREGVPSGEPCHLNCDTLEETLTRLGLQQYLDTLKAENLDLESLALCHDSDLKALGIPLGPRKKILNYVKRKWIPEDCKTGTVCPAPGLQVPPQVTSDHSGTGSTQQQFQFHRAQSVTSAVDYEYFDVGIGQVSIDYPQLAFHPQTFFAFGSPIGMFLTVRGLKRIDPNYTFPTCKSFYNIYHPYDPVAYRIEPMIISEVDLEPMLIPHHKGRKRMHLELKDSLTRMSMDLKNNVLGSLRTAWQSFARLPVAALPPVEEGETAIERNLQETEAAGVSEETEPSVSAEQGEQPEIKVGMLNGGRRIDYVLQEKPIESFNEYLFAIQSHLCYWESEDTALLLLKEIYDKLGVTFEQPQQ from the exons ATGTCATTCAGTCCTGGTGAGGAGGGGGGTCTGTCTCAGGCTGCCCCAAACGTCAACAGCCAAGACCTGTTTGACAAACCCGCTCAGACAGCAGCTACAGGGAGCACATCTGAAGATCAG GTGTCTCCTTTGGTGGATGAggcctctccttcctccacatCCTCCTTTGAGATGCTCGACATGGAGTCGGCCCCAGCTCCTTACCGAGAAGTGCAGCCTCACTGGTTCTTCTGTCGACGAGCAAGTGACAACACCACCTGGCTTCCTTTCAGCAGAGAAGACTCTGACAAGCTAGAGAGGGCCTGTAACACTG GAGacgagcaggaggaggtggtggtagcCGTGGATGGTGAGCGGTATGATGTACACGTCAAGGAGAGGAAGCGCTACGCTGTGTACTGGGAGCAAGCTCCCACTGAAGTCCGCCGCTGTACCTGGTTCTACAAAGGCGATAAAGACACCAGGTTCATGCCTTACTCTGAGGACTTCAGCAAAAGTCTGGAG GAGGCTTACATGATAGCAGTGACCTTGGATGAATGGAAGAGGAAATTGGAGTTCCCCACTGGAGAGACTGTTATCTTGCACAATCCCAAA CTGATAATGCATTATCAGCCAATAGGACTGCAGGATGAGTGGGTTTCCTCCCCTTCGGAGCAGACCCGCCCTCGAACAGTCAAGAGGGGAGTAGACAACATCTCTGTAGAAATACCAGAtg GTGAACCAGAAAAGGTGGATCACCTTGTCTTTATGGTACATGGCATCGGTCCTGCATGTGATTTGCGCTTCAGATCCATCATACAGTgtg TAAATGACTTCAGGAGTGCTTCCCTGTCCCTCCTGGCCTCTCATTATAAGCGAGCTCAGCAGGACGGCCAGGTGGGCAGAGTTGAGTTCCTCCCAGTTAACTGGCACAGTGCTCTACACGGGGATGCCACCGGTGTGGATGA GGACATCCAGAAGATCACTCTTCCCAGCATCAGCAGGCTGAGACATTTCACCAATGACACTCTGCTGGACCTGTTTTTCTATAACAGCCCCACCTACTGCCAGACCATAGTGGACACAGTGGCCTCAGAGATCAACAGTTTGCACGCCCTCTTTAAACAGAGACACCCAGAATTCAGCGGGGCAGTCTCAGTAGTGGGCCACAGCCTGG GTTCTCTGATCCTGTTTGACCTGCTAACCAATCAGAGGACTGGATCAGAAGCCAGAGAGGGG GTACCCTCTGGTGAGCCGTGTCACCTGAACTGTGACACACTGGAAGAGACTCTGACCAGACTGGGCCTACAACAATACCTGGATACACTGAAGGCAGAAAACCTCGACCTGGAATCACtg gcTCTTTGCCATGACAGCGATCTCAAAGCTTTAGGAATTCCTCTTGGACCTCGGAAGAAGATCCTGAACTATGTCAAGAGGAAATGGATTCCAGAG GATTGTAAGACAGGAACGGTGTGTCCGGCACCAGGGCTGCAAGTTCCACCTCAAGTGACCAGTGATCACAGTGGTACGGGATCTACACAACAGCAGTTCCAATTCCATAGGGCGCAGTCTGTCACCAGTGCTGTGGACTATGAATACTTCGACGTGGGCATCGGACAG GTATCCATTGATTACCCGCAGCTGGCATTCCACCCTCAGACGTTCTTTGCATTCGGCTCTCCCATCGGAATGTTCCTGACCGTTCGTGGGCTCAAACGCATCGATCCAAACTACACATTCCCAACCTGCAAGAGCTTTTACAACATCTACCACCCA TATGACCCTGTGGCCTATCGGATAGAGCCCATGATTATTTCAGAGGTGGATCTGGAGCCCATGCTAATACCTCACCATAAAGGCCGCAAGAGGATGCACCTGG AACTGAAGGACAGCTTGACCCGTATGAGCATGGATTTGAAGAACAATGTACTGGGATCATTACGGACGGCGTGGCAGTCTTTTGCCAGACTACCTGTTGCTGCACTGCCTCcagtggaggaaggagaaaccGCAATAGAGAGAAATCTTCAAGAGACAGAGG CCGCAGGAGTGAGTGAGGAGACAGAGCCCTCAGTGTCAGCAGAGCAGGGAGAGCAGCCAGAGATAAAAGTGGGGATGTTGAATGGAGGACGAAGGATTGACTACGTACTTCAGGAAAAACCCATTGAGAGCTTTAATGAATACCTGTTTGCCATCCAGTCTCATCTGTGTTACTG gGAATCTGAAGATACAGCTCTCCTGCTGTTGAAAGAGATCTATGACAAGCTGGGTGTGACCTTTGAACAGCCACAACAGTAA
- the ddhd2 gene encoding phospholipase DDHD2 isoform X3, which yields MLVLKYSITTVSPLVDEASPSSTSSFEMLDMESAPAPYREVQPHWFFCRRASDNTTWLPFSREDSDKLERACNTGDEQEEVVVAVDGERYDVHVKERKRYAVYWEQAPTEVRRCTWFYKGDKDTRFMPYSEDFSKSLEEAYMIAVTLDEWKRKLEFPTGETVILHNPKLIMHYQPIGLQDEWVSSPSEQTRPRTVKRGVDNISVEIPDGEPEKVDHLVFMVHGIGPACDLRFRSIIQCVNDFRSASLSLLASHYKRAQQDGQVGRVEFLPVNWHSALHGDATGVDEDIQKITLPSISRLRHFTNDTLLDLFFYNSPTYCQTIVDTVASEINSLHALFKQRHPEFSGAVSVVGHSLGSLILFDLLTNQRTGSEAREGVPSGEPCHLNCDTLEETLTRLGLQQYLDTLKAENLDLESLALCHDSDLKALGIPLGPRKKILNYVKRKWIPEDCKTGTVCPAPGLQVPPQVTSDHSGTGSTQQQFQFHRAQSVTSAVDYEYFDVGIGQVSIDYPQLAFHPQTFFAFGSPIGMFLTVRGLKRIDPNYTFPTCKSFYNIYHPYDPVAYRIEPMIISEVDLEPMLIPHHKGRKRMHLELKDSLTRMSMDLKNNVLGSLRTAWQSFARLPVAALPPVEEGETAIERNLQETEAAGVSEETEPSVSAEQGEQPEIKVGMLNGGRRIDYVLQEKPIESFNEYLFAIQSHLCYWESEDTALLLLKEIYDKLGVTFEQPQQ from the exons ATGCTGGTACTGAAATACTCTATCACCACA GTGTCTCCTTTGGTGGATGAggcctctccttcctccacatCCTCCTTTGAGATGCTCGACATGGAGTCGGCCCCAGCTCCTTACCGAGAAGTGCAGCCTCACTGGTTCTTCTGTCGACGAGCAAGTGACAACACCACCTGGCTTCCTTTCAGCAGAGAAGACTCTGACAAGCTAGAGAGGGCCTGTAACACTG GAGacgagcaggaggaggtggtggtagcCGTGGATGGTGAGCGGTATGATGTACACGTCAAGGAGAGGAAGCGCTACGCTGTGTACTGGGAGCAAGCTCCCACTGAAGTCCGCCGCTGTACCTGGTTCTACAAAGGCGATAAAGACACCAGGTTCATGCCTTACTCTGAGGACTTCAGCAAAAGTCTGGAG GAGGCTTACATGATAGCAGTGACCTTGGATGAATGGAAGAGGAAATTGGAGTTCCCCACTGGAGAGACTGTTATCTTGCACAATCCCAAA CTGATAATGCATTATCAGCCAATAGGACTGCAGGATGAGTGGGTTTCCTCCCCTTCGGAGCAGACCCGCCCTCGAACAGTCAAGAGGGGAGTAGACAACATCTCTGTAGAAATACCAGAtg GTGAACCAGAAAAGGTGGATCACCTTGTCTTTATGGTACATGGCATCGGTCCTGCATGTGATTTGCGCTTCAGATCCATCATACAGTgtg TAAATGACTTCAGGAGTGCTTCCCTGTCCCTCCTGGCCTCTCATTATAAGCGAGCTCAGCAGGACGGCCAGGTGGGCAGAGTTGAGTTCCTCCCAGTTAACTGGCACAGTGCTCTACACGGGGATGCCACCGGTGTGGATGA GGACATCCAGAAGATCACTCTTCCCAGCATCAGCAGGCTGAGACATTTCACCAATGACACTCTGCTGGACCTGTTTTTCTATAACAGCCCCACCTACTGCCAGACCATAGTGGACACAGTGGCCTCAGAGATCAACAGTTTGCACGCCCTCTTTAAACAGAGACACCCAGAATTCAGCGGGGCAGTCTCAGTAGTGGGCCACAGCCTGG GTTCTCTGATCCTGTTTGACCTGCTAACCAATCAGAGGACTGGATCAGAAGCCAGAGAGGGG GTACCCTCTGGTGAGCCGTGTCACCTGAACTGTGACACACTGGAAGAGACTCTGACCAGACTGGGCCTACAACAATACCTGGATACACTGAAGGCAGAAAACCTCGACCTGGAATCACtg gcTCTTTGCCATGACAGCGATCTCAAAGCTTTAGGAATTCCTCTTGGACCTCGGAAGAAGATCCTGAACTATGTCAAGAGGAAATGGATTCCAGAG GATTGTAAGACAGGAACGGTGTGTCCGGCACCAGGGCTGCAAGTTCCACCTCAAGTGACCAGTGATCACAGTGGTACGGGATCTACACAACAGCAGTTCCAATTCCATAGGGCGCAGTCTGTCACCAGTGCTGTGGACTATGAATACTTCGACGTGGGCATCGGACAG GTATCCATTGATTACCCGCAGCTGGCATTCCACCCTCAGACGTTCTTTGCATTCGGCTCTCCCATCGGAATGTTCCTGACCGTTCGTGGGCTCAAACGCATCGATCCAAACTACACATTCCCAACCTGCAAGAGCTTTTACAACATCTACCACCCA TATGACCCTGTGGCCTATCGGATAGAGCCCATGATTATTTCAGAGGTGGATCTGGAGCCCATGCTAATACCTCACCATAAAGGCCGCAAGAGGATGCACCTGG AACTGAAGGACAGCTTGACCCGTATGAGCATGGATTTGAAGAACAATGTACTGGGATCATTACGGACGGCGTGGCAGTCTTTTGCCAGACTACCTGTTGCTGCACTGCCTCcagtggaggaaggagaaaccGCAATAGAGAGAAATCTTCAAGAGACAGAGG CCGCAGGAGTGAGTGAGGAGACAGAGCCCTCAGTGTCAGCAGAGCAGGGAGAGCAGCCAGAGATAAAAGTGGGGATGTTGAATGGAGGACGAAGGATTGACTACGTACTTCAGGAAAAACCCATTGAGAGCTTTAATGAATACCTGTTTGCCATCCAGTCTCATCTGTGTTACTG gGAATCTGAAGATACAGCTCTCCTGCTGTTGAAAGAGATCTATGACAAGCTGGGTGTGACCTTTGAACAGCCACAACAGTAA
- the ddhd2 gene encoding phospholipase DDHD2 isoform X4 produces MSFSPGEEGGLSQAAPNVNSQDLFDKPAQTAATGSTSEDQVSPLVDEASPSSTSSFEMLDMESAPAPYREVQPHWFFCRRASDNTTWLPFSREDSDKLERACNTGDEQEEVVVAVDGERYDVHVKERKRYAVYWEQAPTEVRRCTWFYKGDKDTRFMPYSEDFSKSLEEAYMIAVTLDEWKRKLEFPTGETVILHNPKLIMHYQPIGLQDEWVSSPSEQTRPRTVKRGVDNISVEIPDGEPEKVDHLVFMVHGIGPACDLRFRSIIQCVNDFRSASLSLLASHYKRAQQDGQVGRVEFLPVNWHSALHGDATGVDEDIQKITLPSISRLRHFTNDTLLDLFFYNSPTYCQTIVDTVASEINSLHALFKQRHPEFSGAVSVVGHSLGSLILFDLLTNQRTGSEAREGVPSGEPCHLNCDTLEETLTRLGLQQYLDTLKAENLDLESLALCHDSDLKALGIPLGPRKKILNYVKRKWIPEDCKTGTVCPAPGLQVPPQVTSDHSGTGSTQQQFQFHRAQSVTSAVDYEYFDVGIGQVSIDYPQLAFHPQTFFAFGSPIGMFLTVRGLKRIDPNYTFPTCKSFYNIYHPYDPVAYRIEPMIISEVDLEPMLIPHHKGRKRMHLELKDSLTRMSMDLKNNVLGSLRTAWQSFARLPVAALPPVEEGETAIERNLQETEATAAVTASAERKEKSADFWTKVLEWPRALHKHYFQGKPGKA; encoded by the exons ATGTCATTCAGTCCTGGTGAGGAGGGGGGTCTGTCTCAGGCTGCCCCAAACGTCAACAGCCAAGACCTGTTTGACAAACCCGCTCAGACAGCAGCTACAGGGAGCACATCTGAAGATCAG GTGTCTCCTTTGGTGGATGAggcctctccttcctccacatCCTCCTTTGAGATGCTCGACATGGAGTCGGCCCCAGCTCCTTACCGAGAAGTGCAGCCTCACTGGTTCTTCTGTCGACGAGCAAGTGACAACACCACCTGGCTTCCTTTCAGCAGAGAAGACTCTGACAAGCTAGAGAGGGCCTGTAACACTG GAGacgagcaggaggaggtggtggtagcCGTGGATGGTGAGCGGTATGATGTACACGTCAAGGAGAGGAAGCGCTACGCTGTGTACTGGGAGCAAGCTCCCACTGAAGTCCGCCGCTGTACCTGGTTCTACAAAGGCGATAAAGACACCAGGTTCATGCCTTACTCTGAGGACTTCAGCAAAAGTCTGGAG GAGGCTTACATGATAGCAGTGACCTTGGATGAATGGAAGAGGAAATTGGAGTTCCCCACTGGAGAGACTGTTATCTTGCACAATCCCAAA CTGATAATGCATTATCAGCCAATAGGACTGCAGGATGAGTGGGTTTCCTCCCCTTCGGAGCAGACCCGCCCTCGAACAGTCAAGAGGGGAGTAGACAACATCTCTGTAGAAATACCAGAtg GTGAACCAGAAAAGGTGGATCACCTTGTCTTTATGGTACATGGCATCGGTCCTGCATGTGATTTGCGCTTCAGATCCATCATACAGTgtg TAAATGACTTCAGGAGTGCTTCCCTGTCCCTCCTGGCCTCTCATTATAAGCGAGCTCAGCAGGACGGCCAGGTGGGCAGAGTTGAGTTCCTCCCAGTTAACTGGCACAGTGCTCTACACGGGGATGCCACCGGTGTGGATGA GGACATCCAGAAGATCACTCTTCCCAGCATCAGCAGGCTGAGACATTTCACCAATGACACTCTGCTGGACCTGTTTTTCTATAACAGCCCCACCTACTGCCAGACCATAGTGGACACAGTGGCCTCAGAGATCAACAGTTTGCACGCCCTCTTTAAACAGAGACACCCAGAATTCAGCGGGGCAGTCTCAGTAGTGGGCCACAGCCTGG GTTCTCTGATCCTGTTTGACCTGCTAACCAATCAGAGGACTGGATCAGAAGCCAGAGAGGGG GTACCCTCTGGTGAGCCGTGTCACCTGAACTGTGACACACTGGAAGAGACTCTGACCAGACTGGGCCTACAACAATACCTGGATACACTGAAGGCAGAAAACCTCGACCTGGAATCACtg gcTCTTTGCCATGACAGCGATCTCAAAGCTTTAGGAATTCCTCTTGGACCTCGGAAGAAGATCCTGAACTATGTCAAGAGGAAATGGATTCCAGAG GATTGTAAGACAGGAACGGTGTGTCCGGCACCAGGGCTGCAAGTTCCACCTCAAGTGACCAGTGATCACAGTGGTACGGGATCTACACAACAGCAGTTCCAATTCCATAGGGCGCAGTCTGTCACCAGTGCTGTGGACTATGAATACTTCGACGTGGGCATCGGACAG GTATCCATTGATTACCCGCAGCTGGCATTCCACCCTCAGACGTTCTTTGCATTCGGCTCTCCCATCGGAATGTTCCTGACCGTTCGTGGGCTCAAACGCATCGATCCAAACTACACATTCCCAACCTGCAAGAGCTTTTACAACATCTACCACCCA TATGACCCTGTGGCCTATCGGATAGAGCCCATGATTATTTCAGAGGTGGATCTGGAGCCCATGCTAATACCTCACCATAAAGGCCGCAAGAGGATGCACCTGG AACTGAAGGACAGCTTGACCCGTATGAGCATGGATTTGAAGAACAATGTACTGGGATCATTACGGACGGCGTGGCAGTCTTTTGCCAGACTACCTGTTGCTGCACTGCCTCcagtggaggaaggagaaaccGCAATAGAGAGAAATCTTCAAGAGACAGAGG CCACAGCGGCAGTCACTGCTTCtgctgagaggaaagagaaaagtgcTGATTTTTGGACTAAAGTACTGGAGTGGCCCAGGGCCCTTCATAAGCATTACTTCCAAGGTAAGCCAGGAAAGGCAtga